In Amblyomma americanum isolate KBUSLIRL-KWMA chromosome 8, ASM5285725v1, whole genome shotgun sequence, the DNA window ggcgatagcctagtgctgtCGAGAAGTGGCCAGCAAATATGATCTGCTCGCGCTGCCGGTGGTTCGAAGTCCAGATGCGGATAATAATTTCAttgatttttatttctttcacttgGCAGGAACACGCAAACATCGCAAACACACTTAGTACAAATCCACAAACATCGCAATGCACAAACATCGAAATAACTTGCTCGCTGTTACGCTACGCAATAGTGTTTTAGCCGTAAAAGACATTCATTACATTATTTCTACAGTGAAGTCCTTACAACGATAGGTTGTTCATTCGACTGACGGCTCGCTACTCAAGCGAAAACACTATCCCTAATTCAGGGGTTCTTTCTGATAGCAGGAGGGGTCCAGAGATTATTGTAATAGGAACTGAAGTATGGtgcttttaagaaaaaaaaacgtttcccaGTGAGAGAGCACCAAGACGGTAGCGTCTGCGGGGATAAGTGCTCAACGCAGTGAAAATTAACAATGTTGCCAAAGTAAAAGTCATAAACCATGTGTCGCTTTCACAACCACAATGCAACTCAACCTAGACGTGGAAGAATGTTCGACAATATTTGTCAGCACCGGTAATGTAATAAATAGTGGCTATAGAGTAGGCTAAGCCGCAATGGTACTGTGGCCCAACATTACAAAATCAAAAGCTCTCATTGAGGCGCGCCCGTCGGCAGAAAATGGCCACCACCTTGGGCGGCTAAAATTGGGGTCTTTATAGTAGAAATAATTGAAGGGTTCCAAAGGAACTTATTTAAGTATTGTTTTCTGAAGAAACGTACCTACTGCTGCAGTAATAACGTAAGGCGAAAATTATATACATTAAACTAATCCACATGAAATAAAATGTTATCCTAACCATGGGGAAAAAGGACTCGAAACTAAGAGCTCCTAattgaataaaaacaaaagctttATCGCGTCTAATACTGGCGTGACATATGCAGTTTAAACGCCGCTGCTGGCATATACGCACATATGCGCACACCTTCGTACATACAGTGTGTTGCTGTGAAGCCACTCCTTAGTTTTGATGGGTTCGCATTAGATTCACATATTGGAAAAATAATCGTCGTTGGTTCGGCGGCGTAGTGTTGAGCGCACTTGCCGCCTGCCACAGTTAGCCGATGGAAAAGGGGAGAGATTGAAATCCCCTTCCCTTGCGTGGAAAACCGCATGTGCACACATGAAGTGAACACTcttccagaaagaaaaaagaactatcacgcatgactcagcaaaaatgaaagtGACTACGAGTAACTCAGCAGAAATACAACAAATTTCATTATCAGTTTTTTCAGCAAAGTACCTTTTATGGGCATTTAAACTACCAGGAGAAGAGAAACATCAGAATAGAAGCAATAAAAAGCCTAGAGAGAAATTTAACACAATGTGATCGAAAACAGATAACTCGGCGCCAATGTGATTTTTATATTGGTTAACATTAGAAGCCCCTAGATGGCCTACCCAGGATTGGCTgggtagggaactgtcagtgtttgctcgggctgaAGTCTGCAACAATTCTGTATTCGCAAAATTTGCTATGTCTTGCAGgctctccactgtgcgaggaaaaaAGTGCAGGTGATGAACAggatatttgctacattcgtatggcgttcccaaagGGAAcacatgcgtcgcgataacctattccTTTCTCCAGAGTGTGGTGGAATCGCCCGTGTTCACTCATTCGTGCACCACATTGTTTCACGTTTTTTATTTATCAAATCGTCAAACCACTCTTTTTGATAGCTgtgcttataataataataataataataataataataataataataataataataataataataataataataataataataataataataataataataataataataataataataataataataataataatagtcgtGTTTCTTTTCGCCACTGAGTACAGCCGAGCGAAAATAGGTGactggagaaaaagctgctctatcggCCGCTTGACGGCActccagccacctttacatcagAAGCAATGGCGAGGCATGCAGTGCATATCTGAAACACCTTTTTATTTTCGCAGGCCCTTCTTGAAATGCAACCGCACTTGCAAAACGGAATAGAAAACGGAAATAAAGGATTAATTGTTATACATATGCACAACACAGAGGTGATGAAATAACACCGAAAGACTGAAACAGAAGGAGAAAACTGACATGAAAAACTAAATCAACATGGTTCACCCCACAACTAGATTGGCGATGTGTCTACACGGGATTGAAATTACATCCATGCTCTCGAAGTCCAGATCATTTAAAATGGATGGCAATGAATGTCTAATTCTTTCGGTGCCGTAGCCAGTACGCGAAAAGGGAACAAACTATGGTGGCTAGTACCGAAAAGAGtagaattttgtatttttttaaggTGTGCTAAATTTGAAACTGTTTCTCATCATCCTTGCACTGTTTTTCTGTAGGCATGCAGGAAATTGTGtgtgtaaatattatttgctgtCATAACCTTGCGTTTTCGGAAAAGCGGTTGTGCATGTTCAAGCCTAGATGTGTTTTCTAGGTATTAGACGTCTCACTgttcatttgcctttcctattcgcaccgactggaccaattccgagaggcctttatggggattccttaaggcaGTAGCttacaccttcaatttcctcactgtgcactTTTCTCTAGACTACCTGTAGAgtctctccagaaggcagattttttttttattcgagaagtgtgccatgaggcataagttgaaaaaggaaagggggggaaggaatgcacgggattgaaagttaaaagaaggagtgaagaaccgttgcgctgaggtagtcgcagaggttgttaatgaaacggttgtccattatccacttcacgaagtcactttcgcggttccaccgcaggcccaccttcctgaggagccgttttctgatagctgccgtcgctgggcacgtccacaacaagtgccgcacatcacatatgtccggtgcagcgctacagtgagggcacctgtcaggtagtggcagatctttggcacgccaccgatgacggacagatggtgtcagagccacccctgcccgaatccggcgcacggatacctactcctgccgagtaagactacgctggagagggtgcgaacacggaggaattagagcacgtgttcgctggcgcagaacttcggaatcggaaacgtgggacaagaacgaatctgggggaagaggggaaggttgcGGATcatctaatgtatgaagatgagtcatagcatccgcttgaatgttatgtgatcctgggcatggccgcgaatccagtgtatgcgcacaggacatgaatagattgtgaaatctggaacgttcgtcgaacagccttaagctgtttaagggcggcgcgggagtcggtgtaaatgtgaactgtattgaatgttggaacgagcggaagggaagcaatggcattgtaaatggcttgaagttccaatgccaggggagtgcacgtatccgcagtatacgtcgcgcgagagctgagatgcggatgagatggactatacacagcagtaactcccctctctgcagaatgagatgcatccgtgtataatatgcacccttcaggcagatacgctgccgATACCGACGGGGAACaatggggcgattgtcagtgagctggcaacaggaccacggtggaagtgtctttaaacgatgaagtttgagagactgtttcgagctctatttgcaacccgttggtcgatgatttcactgagtgtattaagttgggcgaactcctgtagcacaggtatgggtgttaaacgaggcagatatgttatggcgcgcatagcctcacgattgatagcttcaagggagtcccactgtctgcgggtgagacgttgaaattgagcctgatatactatccgtggctgaaggatagagcgcacaagctggcgggccgtatgagcacgtgcgccaccagagcgcatagctatgcgacgaatcagagctagagtagcgtgagccgatttacgggtggctgtcagccacggggtgacagtcccagatgtatggaggagaagaccaagaatacgaacagtttctacctgaggaatcagagaattatgtaccgtaaactttaaagggggagctttccgtaaggcggctttattttcaattcgaatgaaacatgatttagtaggagagagtgttagacccagaggtgggaggcgagatgtcaatacatccagcgcgtgttgaaggcccgactgatgaatagacgcatctggatgacagcaccacaaggtgatatcatcggcatatgcaagcacgcggatagaagggatggtctgtagggctcgaacaagaggaattaaagccacattaaataatgtgggggcgagaacggagccctgcggcactcctctattggaagtgaaattaataaagggctttccgtggacacgcacgctgaaggttcgatttgctaaagaggcgtgaatggagaggaggaaccggtgagggagaccaagagtttgaagggaggcaagaatggcagagtgaaggatgttatcatatgcctttgttatgtctgtagcgattacggttcgtacaaggtgactctgtgtaGAGTGGTCAAGctcgtcagcagccaaagtagcaaggccgtccttcGTTCCagtttgtgggcggaaaccaatttgggaatctgggctttgcggctgtgccactgtacggaccgctaatcggcttaccttcgtcatgcaggtcaTTGCTCAAATCATCGCCTTCGCTTTTCTGCCGGTCTTGACGGCCAGACCACCTGGCATCGTTCCAGGCATCTGGACGCCACACCAAGAAGGCGAAATTTGTGCTCGTCACCCGGTCGCCACCGACACTTGGGAGCCCCTGGCAACGCCACCTCTCGAAAACTGGACCAAACAAGCGGCGTCGGCGGCCCCATCGTCACCGACAGCACCGTttgcgtcagctataaaacagcgacacccaccttcggcacactgtgggctttgcggctgtgccactgtacggaccgctaatcagcttaccttcgtcatgcaggtcgGTGTTCCATATACTCTTTTTGCTAAGAAATCTAGTAATTATTGTCTGgttcagctgccgagcccacagtgcTGCTTCTGCCTTGCTGTTGAATGTGTCAATGTGATTCGTGCTTTACTATTACTATCGGGCGATGTTGAAACAAATCCGGGACCACCTAATACTGATGCTGTTTTGGCCGAACTGCAAAAGTTGAGCGCTGGTCAGAGAAAACTTATTTCTGAAGTCCAAGGCCTGAAAAATCAACTAGTAACAACAGATAAAACAATATCTGCCCTAAGCGAACGAATTGCGAATCTTGACACCCAATTTGAGGTAATTAGTACCCTGCGAACAGAAATCGAAACACTTCAAACCAGCACTGCTAGAACGACCCACCAGCTTTCCGAGATAGACACACGTCTGGATGATCTTGAGAACCGCTCAAGAAGAAACAATCTAGTATTCTATGGACTTCCCGACCCAAATGAGAAAGAATCATATGACCAATTAGAAAAAATATTAATCCAGCACTGCCTTGATAGCTTGAACCTCGTAATCGACCCTAAAGACATAGAGCGCGCACACCGCTTTGGCCGTCACAGCATTGACCGCCAAAGACCTATAATAGTGAAGCTGTCTGCTTTCAAAACCAAAGGGGTCATTCTTTCGAATGGCCCTAAGCTTAAAAGTACAGATTTCAGTATCGGCGAAGATTTTTCTCGGCCCGTCCGAAATGCCCGAAAACACCTTGTGGCTTTCGCCAGAACCAAGTCAGGACCCTTTTCCCTTCGATACAAAACGCTGCACATGGGACCAAAACGTTACATGTTTGACCAAGACACACAGACCGTGAAAGAAATCGCATAGAAATCATGTCGCCGTCGGATCGCGCGCAAGCAACCACAGGCTACCCGTAGAGTTAATCTTTCTTTTTCCATAATCTACACCAATATACGCAGTTTACTTCCAAAGCGCGAAGCCCTGTCTAATCTCCTGTCATCTTCAGGCAGCAACATATTAatcttaactgaaacgtggctgacaAGCGACGTGACAGATAATGAAATTCTGAATGAATTGCTAAATTTCAATGTTTACCGCAATGATCGTCAAGGCACACGCGGAGGAGGTGTTCTTATTGCCATTAACAACCAAATATCTTGTTCTCATGTTAACATTAGTTCAGATCTAGAAATATTGTGGTTAAAATGTTGCGCTGCACCGGAAACAGTTCTACTTGGCGTCTGCTACAGGGCCCCCAACAGCAACCCAGGATTCGCACTTAACCTAAACGATGCACTAGTCCAAATTACTAAAAAACACCCTGGTGCGCAAATTGTTctcttaggcgattttaactaccctGGCATCGATTGGCAAAACGTAGGACCACTAACCGCCGGTAACCCTGAAGCAAGAGAATTCGTAGATGTATGCTTAAACTCTAACCTGACGCAAATGGTGCTCGAACGGACACGCGTCGCTCACGGATCTTCAAATATTCTGGACTTAATACTGACCAACAACACTGAAAGCTTATCAACGATTACTTACCTGCGTGAAATCAGTGATCATAAGGTTATTCATGCCATATTCAAGTTCTCCCCCACATCCCGCCAAACGTTCAAGAAAACCATCCTTATGTACGACAAAGGCAATTACGAAGAAATCAACAACGAGCTAGAAGCATTCCTGCCTTATTTTCAGTCCACATTTCATCACCGGTCTGTCAATGATAACTGGTCGattttcaaaaagaagatcgaagaactgacaaacaaatttATTCCCTCTATCAGCTTTCGAGCAAACCGCTAAAAACCGTGGTTTTCACACAACATTAagagattagaaagaagaaaaaacgactTTATAGTGCAGCGAAACGGAGCCCAGACGCAGATGCATGGGATAGGTACTATCAGGCCGAGGACACGTATTACATTGCAATTCGCTGCGCCAAACAAGCATTTTTCCAAACTGATTTACCAAAAATCCTAACGAATAACCCCAGGAGGTTTTGGGAAATAATAAATCCGCAAGCAACTCGCATCATCGCTCTAACG includes these proteins:
- the LOC144100603 gene encoding uncharacterized protein LOC144100603, translated to MQVGVPYTLFAKKSSNYCLVQLPSPQCCFCLAVECVNVIRALLLLSGDVETNPGPPNTDAVLAELQKLSAGQRKLISEVQGLKNQLVTTDKTISALSERIANLDTQFEVISTLRTEIETLQTSTARTTHQLSEIDTRLDDLENRSRRNNLVFYGLPDPNEKESYDQLEKILIQHCLDSLNLVIDPKDIERAHRFGRHSIDRQRPIIVKLSAFKTKGVILSNGPKLKSTDFSIGEDFSRPVRNARKHLVAFARTKSGPFSLRYKTLHMGPKRYMFDQDTQTVKEIA